One stretch of Helicobacter jaachi DNA includes these proteins:
- a CDS encoding aspartate kinase — protein sequence MLVVQKYGGTSMGDCDRIHNVAKKVLQAKAKGHSLVVVVSAMSGDTDRLLSFAQYFTPLPNTREVDMLLSSGERITAALLAIALESMGVKAISLSGRGAGIITDEFHTKARIAYIDTTKIFQLLNNDYVVVVAGFQGISQNGEVTTLGRGGSDLSAVALAGALNAAVCEIYSDVDGIYTTDPRIVKEARKLEKISYDEMLELASMGAKVLLNRSVELAKKLNVKLISASSFSQEAGTLITKEEDIMEKPIVSGVALDKNQARVSMADVQDRPGIAADIFGLLAESNINVDMIVQTIGRDGKTDIDFTIPKTEVALTQQVLEKFRDDLGSIEYDDDIAKVSIVGVGMKSHSGVASTAFRALAEDNINIMMISTSEIKISMIIKAEFAQTAVRKLHSVYHLEQ from the coding sequence ATGCTAGTTGTTCAAAAGTATGGCGGCACGAGTATGGGGGATTGTGATAGAATCCACAATGTCGCCAAAAAAGTTTTGCAGGCTAAGGCAAAGGGGCATAGCCTTGTGGTTGTAGTCTCTGCGATGAGCGGGGATACCGATAGGCTGCTTAGTTTTGCTCAATATTTCACTCCATTGCCAAATACACGCGAAGTCGATATGCTGCTAAGCTCGGGTGAGCGCATTACAGCGGCACTACTTGCTATTGCTTTAGAATCTATGGGCGTTAAGGCGATTTCTCTTAGCGGGCGCGGGGCTGGCATTATTACTGATGAGTTTCACACCAAAGCACGCATAGCCTACATTGATACCACTAAGATTTTTCAATTGCTTAATAATGACTATGTCGTGGTGGTGGCAGGCTTTCAGGGTATATCGCAAAATGGCGAGGTTACTACACTTGGGCGCGGTGGGAGTGATTTATCTGCTGTGGCTTTGGCAGGTGCGCTTAATGCGGCAGTGTGTGAGATATATAGCGATGTTGATGGCATTTATACTACCGACCCGCGCATTGTAAAAGAGGCTAGAAAATTAGAAAAAATTAGCTATGATGAAATGTTAGAGCTAGCTTCTATGGGCGCGAAAGTCTTGCTTAATCGCTCTGTTGAGTTAGCTAAAAAGCTCAATGTCAAGCTTATTTCTGCAAGCTCATTTAGTCAAGAAGCAGGCACGCTTATTACCAAAGAGGAGGATATAATGGAAAAACCAATCGTAAGCGGTGTGGCACTGGATAAAAATCAAGCGCGTGTAAGCATGGCTGATGTGCAGGATAGACCGGGCATCGCGGCGGATATTTTTGGACTTTTGGCGGAGAGCAATATTAATGTGGATATGATTGTGCAAACTATTGGGCGCGATGGCAAGACGGATATTGATTTTACTATTCCTAAAACAGAAGTAGCCCTAACGCAGCAAGTGCTGGAAAAATTTAGAGATGATTTGGGAAGTATTGAATATGATGATGATATTGCTAAAGTCTCTATAGTGGGTGTGGGTATGAAGTCGCACTCTGGCGTGGCAAGCACCGCTTTTAGGGCATTAGCGGAGGATAATATTAATATTATGATGATAAGCACGAGCGAAATTAAAATTTCTATGATTATTAAAGCAGAGTTTGCCCAAACGGCTGTGAGAAAGCTCCATAGCGTGTATCATCTTGAGCAGTGA
- the folP gene encoding dihydropteroate synthase, translating to MTIFRINHNAIKQRIIDIGADSMGVKIMSKKAQIYAFEIRDLSFEAMNILKQEALSAGGECATPRGCIAHKGEHIALLFATQAVLERIITKLSIQPFGLKTIAKKLADSIHARTYPPSIMAIINATPDSFYEQSRQSAQSAIDRIYTLLQKGIGIIDIGAASSRPGSELIESSHEIARLEPIIEHIYAHNLYKNATFSIDTYNPKTADYALDKGFRIINDVSGLAHDDMPNVAKTHKAQVILMHTKGTPKDMQQLTHTYTHLFGDIDSFFEHKIALLREVGIEDIILDIGFGFAKDDAQNLALIKHLEHFTHFNLPLLVGASRKNTIGNITGKPVQDRLYGTLILHLFALQNGASILRVHDEEAHMDMLKIFEAMQ from the coding sequence ATGACTATTTTTAGGATTAATCATAACGCCATTAAGCAGCGCATTATTGACATTGGCGCAGATTCTATGGGTGTAAAAATTATGAGCAAAAAAGCGCAAATATATGCTTTTGAGATTAGAGATTTAAGCTTTGAGGCGATGAATATTTTAAAGCAAGAGGCTTTGAGTGCGGGCGGGGAGTGCGCCACACCTCGCGGCTGCATCGCGCATAAGGGCGAGCATATTGCGCTTCTTTTTGCCACTCAAGCAGTGCTTGAACGCATAATCACCAAGCTTTCTATACAGCCTTTTGGGCTAAAAACTATCGCCAAAAAGCTTGCAGATTCTATACATGCGCGCACTTATCCGCCTAGCATTATGGCAATTATTAATGCTACACCCGATAGTTTTTATGAGCAAAGCCGCCAGAGCGCGCAAAGTGCTATTGATAGAATCTACACGCTTTTGCAAAAAGGCATAGGCATTATTGATATTGGTGCGGCAAGCTCGCGCCCAGGCAGTGAATTGATAGAATCTAGCCACGAAATAGCGCGCTTAGAGCCTATTATTGAGCATATTTATGCGCATAATCTTTATAAAAATGCTACCTTTAGCATCGATACTTATAATCCAAAAACAGCTGATTATGCGCTAGATAAAGGATTTAGGATTATAAATGATGTGAGTGGATTAGCTCATGATGATATGCCAAATGTGGCAAAAACCCACAAGGCTCAAGTGATTTTAATGCACACCAAAGGCACGCCAAAGGACATGCAGCAGCTTACGCACACTTATACGCATCTATTTGGCGATATAGATAGCTTTTTTGAGCATAAAATTGCACTTTTGCGCGAAGTGGGGATAGAGGATATTATCCTTGATATTGGATTTGGCTTTGCTAAAGATGATGCGCAAAATCTTGCTTTAATTAAGCATTTAGAGCATTTCACGCATTTTAATCTACCCCTACTTGTAGGAGCTAGCCGCAAAAATACCATTGGTAATATCACAGGCAAACCAGTGCAGGATAGGCTTTATGGCACGCTTATTTTGCATCTTTTTGCCCTGCAAAATGGGGCGAGTATTTTGCGCGTGCATGATGAGGAGGCGCATATGGATATGCTTAAGATATTTGAGGCAATGCAATGA
- a CDS encoding HobA family DNA replication regulator, with amino-acid sequence MENISDWLLNTIREDEKRGVMSGWIEEKRFLLLPHMARIIGHILQGGSVIVLTDSAREWFGDYVTAHINQPHKGRPFFPIVQIKHLNDMIDSNTKEGGMQGFQLIGDMLNMMCPNYRFWYIGKKNARADFARYQGEGWYWIFDENIHSAENFLSSTDEKLDYKLISLFKVFERAIIASMLNKISLEI; translated from the coding sequence ATGGAGAATATTAGCGATTGGCTTTTAAACACCATACGCGAAGATGAAAAGCGCGGCGTGATGAGCGGGTGGATTGAGGAGAAGCGATTTTTGCTCCTGCCTCATATGGCGCGCATTATAGGGCATATTTTGCAAGGTGGGAGCGTGATTGTGCTTACAGATAGCGCGCGGGAGTGGTTTGGAGATTATGTTACCGCGCATATTAATCAGCCGCACAAAGGGCGTCCATTTTTTCCCATTGTGCAAATTAAACACCTAAATGATATGATAGATTCTAATACCAAAGAGGGCGGTATGCAGGGCTTTCAACTCATCGGCGATATGCTCAATATGATGTGTCCAAATTATCGCTTTTGGTATATTGGCAAGAAAAATGCGCGCGCGGATTTTGCGAGGTATCAAGGTGAGGGCTGGTATTGGATATTTGATGAGAATATACATTCTGCTGAAAATTTCCTAAGCTCTACTGATGAGAAGTTAGATTACAAGCTAATAAGCCTTTTTAAAGTCTTTGAGCGCGCTATTATCGCTTCTATGCTTAATAAAATCTCGCTTGAAATATGA
- the alaS gene encoding alanine--tRNA ligase codes for MSKKILDVRAAYLDFFAKKGHKVYGSMPLVPDDASLLFTNAGMVQFKDIFTGKIPIPSPPRATSSQLCIRAGGKHNDLENVGYTARHHTLFEMLGNFSFGDYFKREAIAYAWEFVTQVLGFDKSVLYVTIHESDDEAFALWSEHIAPSRIKKMGDKDNFWQMGDSGPCGPCSEIYVDQGEQFFHTSEDYFGGEGDRFLEIWNLVFMQYEQQNGVRKPLPKPSIDTGMGLERVVALLEGKINNFDTSLFAPLMRCIENLTGLKYYGDDEKDRQDSNIVASFRVIADHSRSVAFLLAQGVNFDKEGRGYVLRRILRRALRHGYLLGLRKAFLYEVVGAVCDSMGSHYTYLNEKKDSIQKQCKAEEERFFETIESGMQLFKTELDSMRKAELSVFSGETAFKLYDTYGFPLDLTQDMLREYALNVDIAAFEACMQEQKERSKASWKGSGDSKLNGDFKELLAEFGENTFIGYKNMESNSQILAILDSNFKRVDSIKKGEEGYVFLNQTPFYPESGGPIGDKGILCSRHAERSEASNILANITDTKKYFGLNLSQIHALQNLTAGQSVIAKVDSNRHEIAKHHSATHLLHYALRQVLGTHIAQAGSLVESNRLRFDFSHAAALSNEEIEQIQNLVNKLIADSSAQICEIMDIESAKRKGAMALFGEKYGQSVRVISFGQSVELCGGIHVANTAEIGSFYIVKESGVSSGVRRIEAVCGTAAYLHGKAALDSIKSLKTELKTQDINAAVAKLKSEIKELKSRAVSGVSAANLDFEMIGSTKLIVAFLESSDAKGAKELVDKAKNENESVAILLLTCDENSGKVAITAGVKGVLNLKAGLWVKEVAQMLGGNGGGRDDFATAGGKINIESSVDFKDSNKLDSIESKADSKTSKDSINHIESNFIKTALQPAINKAKTYAMQYLKV; via the coding sequence ATGAGTAAGAAAATACTTGATGTTCGTGCTGCATACCTTGATTTTTTCGCTAAAAAGGGGCATAAGGTCTATGGCTCGATGCCGCTTGTGCCTGATGATGCTAGCCTGCTTTTTACAAATGCTGGAATGGTGCAGTTTAAGGATATTTTCACAGGCAAAATCCCCATTCCTAGTCCGCCGCGCGCGACTAGTTCGCAGCTTTGTATCCGCGCAGGTGGCAAGCACAATGACCTTGAGAATGTCGGCTACACCGCGCGCCATCACACGCTTTTTGAGATGCTTGGCAATTTTAGCTTTGGCGATTACTTTAAACGCGAGGCGATTGCTTACGCTTGGGAGTTTGTCACGCAGGTTTTGGGCTTTGATAAAAGCGTTTTGTATGTGACAATCCATGAGAGCGATGATGAGGCGTTTGCCCTGTGGAGCGAGCATATCGCGCCCTCTCGCATTAAAAAAATGGGCGATAAAGATAACTTTTGGCAGATGGGCGACAGCGGTCCCTGTGGTCCTTGCAGTGAGATTTATGTCGACCAAGGGGAGCAGTTTTTTCACACGAGTGAGGATTATTTCGGCGGTGAGGGCGATAGATTTTTAGAAATATGGAATCTAGTTTTTATGCAATATGAGCAGCAAAATGGCGTGCGAAAGCCACTGCCAAAGCCTAGTATTGACACTGGAATGGGCTTAGAGCGCGTCGTAGCACTGCTCGAGGGCAAAATAAATAACTTTGATACTTCGCTTTTTGCGCCTTTGATGCGCTGCATTGAGAATCTTACGGGGCTAAAATATTATGGCGATGATGAAAAGGATAGGCAAGATTCTAATATCGTGGCGTCTTTTCGTGTGATTGCTGACCATTCGCGCTCGGTCGCATTTTTGCTAGCACAAGGCGTAAATTTCGACAAAGAGGGGCGTGGCTATGTCCTGCGTAGAATCTTGCGTCGCGCGCTGCGGCATGGCTATCTTTTGGGCTTACGCAAGGCGTTTCTTTACGAAGTGGTGGGCGCGGTGTGTGATTCTATGGGGTCGCATTATACATACTTAAATGAGAAAAAAGATTCTATACAAAAGCAGTGCAAGGCTGAGGAGGAGCGGTTTTTTGAGACGATAGAATCTGGAATGCAGCTTTTTAAAACAGAGCTAGATTCTATGCGAAAAGCTGAGCTTAGCGTGTTTAGTGGCGAAACTGCATTCAAGTTGTATGATACCTATGGATTCCCTTTGGATTTGACACAAGATATGCTACGCGAATATGCGTTAAATGTGGATATTGCGGCGTTTGAAGCCTGTATGCAGGAGCAAAAAGAGCGTAGCAAGGCAAGCTGGAAAGGCAGCGGTGATAGCAAGCTTAATGGCGATTTTAAGGAGCTACTAGCGGAGTTTGGCGAAAATACATTTATAGGCTATAAAAATATGGAATCTAATTCGCAGATTTTAGCGATTTTAGATTCTAATTTTAAGCGTGTGGATTCTATAAAAAAGGGCGAGGAAGGATATGTTTTTTTGAATCAAACGCCATTTTACCCAGAAAGCGGAGGACCCATAGGAGATAAGGGAATCTTGTGTAGTCGTCATGCTGAGCGAAGCGAAGCATCTAATATTTTGGCAAATATCACAGACACAAAAAAATACTTTGGACTAAATCTTTCGCAAATTCACGCCTTACAGAATCTAACCGCCGGACAAAGCGTGATTGCAAAAGTAGATTCTAATCGTCACGAAATCGCCAAGCACCACTCCGCCACACATTTACTGCACTACGCGCTAAGGCAAGTTTTAGGCACTCACATCGCCCAAGCAGGCAGCCTTGTGGAATCTAATCGTTTGCGCTTTGACTTCTCGCACGCAGCGGCACTAAGTAACGAAGAAATCGAGCAAATACAAAATCTTGTCAATAAACTAATTGCGGATTCTAGCGCGCAAATCTGCGAGATTATGGACATTGAGAGTGCTAAGAGAAAGGGCGCGATGGCACTTTTTGGCGAGAAATACGGGCAGAGCGTGCGCGTGATTAGCTTTGGGCAGAGCGTGGAGCTTTGCGGGGGCATTCATGTGGCAAATACTGCGGAAATCGGCAGTTTTTACATTGTGAAAGAAAGTGGCGTAAGTAGCGGTGTGCGGCGCATTGAGGCAGTCTGCGGCACGGCGGCGTATCTGCACGGAAAGGCGGCACTAGATTCTATAAAATCGCTAAAAACCGAGCTAAAAACGCAGGATATAAACGCGGCGGTAGCGAAGCTAAAAAGCGAGATAAAAGAGCTTAAAAGTCGCGCTGTGAGTGGCGTTAGCGCGGCAAATTTGGACTTTGAAATGATAGGCAGCACAAAGCTAATCGTTGCGTTTTTAGAATCTAGCGACGCAAAAGGGGCAAAAGAGCTAGTCGATAAGGCGAAAAATGAGAATGAAAGCGTGGCAATTTTACTGCTTACCTGCGATGAAAATAGCGGAAAAGTAGCCATCACAGCCGGTGTAAAGGGCGTTTTAAATCTTAAAGCAGGATTATGGGTAAAAGAAGTGGCACAAATGCTAGGCGGGAATGGCGGCGGACGCGATGACTTTGCTACCGCCGGCGGAAAAATCAACATAGAATCTAGCGTAGATTTTAAAGATTCTAACAAACTAGATTCTATAGAATCTAAAGCAGATTCTAAAACATCTAAAGATTCTATAAATCACATAGAATCTAACTTTATAAAAACCGCCCTGCAACCCGCCATAAACAAGGCAAAAACTTATGCCATGCAATATTTAAAAGTGTAG
- the hsdR gene encoding EcoAI/FtnUII family type I restriction enzme subunit R, which produces MTEEEVKLRLITPALQQVGWNVWRIGMEQMPSKRIVRQDYEFSDGQILFEGDKIKRGNKKKCDYVLYSFEGQPLAIIEAKGDSYTIRDGIQQAMEYAKGFGCYFAYSSNGSGFVEYDFFTGKQRDLKRDEFPSESELLARFYKGSGDKDSIQELQKQENNEFLTPRESIPLEFQNLISQPYFLESKFPRYYQAAAVNKAIEAIATGQKRILLVMATGTGKTYTAFELIYRLYKAGKIKKILYLADRNNLIDQTMANDFKPLLKESTKIQNKQIDEAYPLCFALYQQFITFKDDEIIKNFENYAKDAFDFILIDECHRSSSKEDSAYREILEYFSPAIQVGMTATPKHNEESSNLDYFGKPVYMYSLKQGIEDGFLAPYKVVRYGFNIDLMGYRPEQGKKDKHGHIVPDDEYYRSDFNRVLYIDERTNLVAKIISDFLKHTLKDRFAKTIVFCQDTRHAAIMREALINENSDLMKQNSNYIVRITGDDEVGKDQLENFIATNKTFPVIATTSKLLSTGTDTKMVKLIALDMTINSLIEFKQIVGRGTRINEKLGKSYFSILDFSNATRLFADKDFDGETFAPIERDISSKDEAKIEVQEHIKSDDFPTQKPDIDDANTTKKFEINGVEVQLIHELHQILDASGKLITNDFIAFSKQNINSNYQSLELFLKEWQNADTKSSFIQELEHKGILIEELRAMPEFKDKDEFDILISLAFNQRAISRKERAKKANKILNKFEGKAREVLEILLEKYAQNGITDIENPKVFQTQPFDFVNINSALEIFGGVENYLQILKEIKKELYDIA; this is translated from the coding sequence ATGACAGAAGAAGAGGTCAAATTAAGGCTTATCACGCCAGCATTACAGCAAGTAGGGTGGAATGTATGGCGCATAGGCATGGAGCAAATGCCTAGTAAAAGGATAGTTAGGCAGGATTATGAATTTAGCGATGGGCAGATTCTATTTGAGGGCGATAAGATTAAAAGGGGGAATAAAAAGAAATGCGATTATGTGCTGTATAGCTTTGAGGGGCAGCCTCTAGCAATTATTGAGGCAAAAGGTGATAGCTATACGATACGCGATGGGATTCAGCAGGCAATGGAGTATGCAAAAGGCTTTGGCTGTTATTTTGCGTATTCTAGCAATGGCAGTGGCTTTGTAGAATATGATTTTTTCACTGGTAAGCAAAGGGATTTAAAGAGAGATGAATTCCCAAGTGAGAGCGAATTACTAGCTAGATTCTATAAAGGTAGCGGCGATAAAGATTCTATACAAGAGCTTCAAAAGCAAGAAAATAACGAGTTTCTAACCCCGCGAGAATCTATCCCTTTAGAATTTCAAAATCTCATTTCTCAGCCCTATTTTTTAGAATCTAAATTCCCGCGATATTACCAAGCCGCCGCGGTAAATAAAGCCATAGAAGCCATAGCCACAGGACAAAAGCGCATTTTACTCGTTATGGCGACAGGCACAGGCAAGACTTACACGGCTTTTGAGCTTATTTACAGGCTTTATAAGGCAGGAAAAATAAAAAAGATTTTATATCTAGCAGATAGAAACAATCTCATCGACCAAACGATGGCAAATGATTTTAAGCCTCTTTTAAAAGAATCTACAAAGATACAAAATAAGCAAATTGATGAGGCTTATCCGCTTTGCTTCGCGCTTTATCAGCAGTTTATTACCTTTAAAGATGATGAGATTATTAAAAATTTTGAAAACTATGCAAAAGACGCATTTGATTTTATTTTAATTGATGAATGCCACCGAAGCAGCAGTAAAGAAGACTCAGCTTACAGAGAGATTTTAGAGTATTTTAGCCCTGCCATTCAAGTAGGAATGACGGCTACACCAAAACATAATGAAGAAAGTTCAAATTTGGATTATTTTGGCAAACCTGTGTATATGTATAGCTTAAAGCAAGGCATTGAAGATGGCTTTTTAGCTCCCTATAAGGTCGTTCGCTATGGGTTTAATATAGACTTAATGGGCTACCGCCCCGAGCAAGGCAAAAAAGATAAGCATGGTCATATTGTCCCTGATGATGAGTATTACCGCAGTGATTTTAATCGCGTCCTTTATATTGATGAGCGCACCAATCTTGTCGCCAAAATCATTAGCGATTTTTTAAAGCACACTTTAAAAGATAGATTTGCTAAAACAATTGTTTTTTGCCAAGACACTAGACACGCAGCAATAATGAGAGAAGCGTTAATAAATGAAAATAGCGATTTAATGAAACAAAATAGTAACTATATCGTGCGCATCACAGGCGATGATGAAGTGGGCAAAGACCAGCTTGAAAATTTTATCGCCACAAATAAAACTTTCCCCGTTATCGCCACGACCTCCAAGCTCTTATCCACAGGCACAGATACAAAGATGGTCAAACTTATCGCCCTTGATATGACAATAAACTCACTCATAGAATTTAAACAAATCGTAGGACGCGGCACAAGAATCAATGAAAAATTAGGCAAAAGCTATTTTAGCATTTTGGACTTTTCAAATGCGACAAGACTTTTTGCGGATAAAGACTTTGATGGAGAAACCTTTGCTCCTATTGAAAGAGATATCAGCTCTAAAGATGAAGCTAAAATTGAAGTTCAAGAGCATATAAAAAGCGATGATTTCCCTACACAAAAGCCAGACATTGATGATGCAAACACGACTAAAAAATTTGAAATCAACGGAGTTGAAGTGCAGCTCATTCACGAACTACACCAAATCTTAGATGCTAGCGGTAAGCTTATCACAAATGACTTTATCGCCTTTTCAAAACAAAATATAAACTCAAATTATCAAAGCCTAGAGCTTTTTTTAAAAGAGTGGCAAAATGCAGATACAAAGTCTAGTTTTATACAAGAGCTTGAACACAAAGGTATCTTAATCGAAGAGCTAAGAGCTATGCCAGAGTTTAAAGACAAAGACGAATTTGATATTTTAATCTCTCTAGCCTTTAATCAAAGGGCAATTTCTCGCAAAGAGCGCGCTAAAAAAGCAAATAAGATTCTAAATAAATTTGAAGGTAAAGCACGCGAAGTGCTAGAGATTTTGCTTGAAAAATACGCCCAAAATGGAATCACAGATATAGAAAATCCTAAAGTATTTCAAACACAGCCTTTTGATTTTGTAAATATAAACTCGGCTTTAGAAATCTTTGGCGGTGTGGAAAATTATTTACAGATTCTAAAAGAAATTAAAAAAGAGCTATATGATATAGCCTAA
- a CDS encoding TolC family protein: MKYLRVIALCVSVMCGDSEFSEFVDFKKLETEFHLHTFKNKQTMNVDEFSERVERNSINLAKSRAMAQSLLYEGKSMRAWNSSYVEAESNNIKAPGGGTQMESNIVLMLAPRLPWVTYTLAQSYQNKILRQEKSYELTKRLALIAAKRLYLDYLILKEQYQIYISRYENAKNQLKFSQIQYEVGRISKSQFLFFKSDFLTTEIGLKTSHKDMLDALNALKVILGVTAEDSDLIIEGLIFDFLVLDKANIEQTLSQSLYLDIIALDIKDYQYSASVASQSRFDSFEIGGGISKAESSDGVMFRVKVPIPLTTKYGNQKAMFLALQSGSIRESEILKDSLLVSAQSYLQQLLTQEEIISLAVDNEDNRAKLSEIARIGYDAGKTSAFEYLSVKNEHLNAMIATTQAKRNYIQILAKLEETLSSVLNLTPSTNPRKEES, from the coding sequence ATGAAATATCTACGCGTTATCGCGCTGTGTGTAAGTGTGATGTGTGGAGATTCTGAATTTTCTGAATTTGTGGATTTTAAGAAATTAGAGACAGAATTTCATTTGCATACATTTAAAAATAAGCAAACTATGAATGTTGATGAATTTAGCGAGCGTGTGGAGCGAAACTCCATTAATCTTGCTAAATCTCGCGCAATGGCGCAAAGCCTGCTCTATGAGGGCAAATCTATGCGCGCGTGGAATAGCTCATATGTCGAAGCTGAATCTAATAATATAAAAGCTCCCGGTGGAGGCACGCAGATGGAGAGCAATATTGTGCTTATGCTAGCTCCGCGTTTGCCCTGGGTTACTTACACGCTTGCGCAAAGTTATCAAAATAAGATTTTAAGGCAAGAAAAATCTTATGAACTCACCAAAAGACTTGCACTCATTGCCGCTAAAAGGCTGTATTTAGACTATCTTATCTTAAAAGAGCAATATCAAATTTATATAAGTCGCTATGAAAATGCCAAAAATCAGCTCAAATTTTCGCAGATTCAATATGAAGTAGGGCGCATTAGCAAATCGCAATTTCTCTTTTTCAAAAGCGATTTTCTTACCACAGAAATTGGGCTTAAAACCTCTCATAAAGATATGCTTGATGCACTAAATGCGCTTAAAGTCATACTTGGCGTTACAGCTGAAGATAGTGATTTAATTATTGAAGGGCTTATTTTTGATTTTCTTGTCCTTGATAAGGCAAATATTGAGCAGACCTTAAGCCAAAGCCTTTATTTGGATATTATTGCGCTTGATATTAAAGATTATCAATATAGTGCGAGTGTGGCTTCACAGAGCCGCTTTGATAGCTTTGAGATTGGTGGGGGCATTAGCAAGGCTGAAAGTAGCGATGGCGTGATGTTTAGAGTAAAAGTCCCTATCCCGCTCACCACTAAATATGGCAATCAAAAAGCAATGTTTTTGGCTCTACAGAGTGGCTCTATTCGTGAAAGTGAAATATTAAAAGATTCTCTACTAGTGAGCGCGCAATCTTACCTCCAGCAGCTGCTCACGCAAGAAGAGATTATTTCTCTAGCTGTGGATAATGAGGATAATCGTGCCAAACTTAGTGAAATAGCACGCATTGGCTATGATGCGGGGAAAACAAGCGCGTTTGAATATCTTAGCGTAAAAAATGAGCATTTAAATGCTATGATTGCCACCACGCAGGCAAAGCGCAATTATATTCAAATCCTTGCTAAACTTGAAGAGACGCTAAGCTCTGTGCTTAACCTCACCCCCTCCACCAATCCAAGAAAGGAAGAATCGTGA
- a CDS encoding DNA polymerase III subunit delta', with the protein MIGIIHITPFAKELISELTLDRDTRFYHIFEVEEFKIDNAKEVIAQSYLTYEQETLIILSANKYNSAAQNALLKIIEEPPQNVQFIIIAKNKNALLPTIRSRMRLISHKVSKPIEAFALDVKKLSLEDIYTFCKHNDSAPHSKEEIKVRIQSLLFALFDAGIRLTQRELALFDKAIALNQNDATEKENYIFLPLLLRIYQKQKGAK; encoded by the coding sequence ATGATTGGCATTATCCATATTACACCCTTTGCCAAAGAGCTTATAAGCGAGCTTACGCTAGATAGAGATACTAGATTCTATCACATCTTTGAAGTCGAGGAATTTAAGATTGATAATGCCAAAGAAGTTATAGCCCAAAGCTACCTCACATACGAGCAAGAGACGCTCATTATATTGAGCGCAAATAAATATAATAGCGCGGCGCAAAATGCACTTTTAAAAATTATTGAGGAGCCGCCGCAAAATGTGCAGTTTATTATTATTGCTAAGAATAAAAATGCCCTACTTCCCACTATACGCTCTCGTATGCGGCTTATTTCGCATAAAGTATCAAAGCCCATAGAGGCATTTGCGCTTGATGTAAAAAAGCTAAGTTTGGAGGATATTTATACATTTTGCAAGCATAATGACAGCGCGCCACACAGCAAGGAGGAAATAAAAGTGCGCATTCAATCCTTGCTCTTTGCTCTTTTTGATGCGGGCATTAGGCTCACTCAAAGGGAGTTAGCACTTTTTGACAAAGCCATAGCCCTTAATCAAAATGACGCTACTGAAAAGGAAAACTATATCTTTTTACCGCTACTGCTTAGAATCTACCAAAAGCAAAAGGGCGCGAAATGA